A region from the Medicago truncatula cultivar Jemalong A17 chromosome 6, MtrunA17r5.0-ANR, whole genome shotgun sequence genome encodes:
- the LOC25496508 gene encoding bromodomain-containing protein DDB_G0278469, producing MYDVSTHAEEKSTSGLVIGNPDETLIFNSPDAGRKLGLEDLNDAIDSTKNMEIDVGNETNVNDFNDQDPDNTGARKDVGPDVETSLDQPRNSIDVTTIEGGNKDLSVKNALEIVVNSYKSPEDVVSEEEEDESEEVSKETEKEEDSETEDKDKEVVDVEELNLVDIPLAKTHGDGVAKRLRSNKGIVVVPSSTLPKKRTTSLAETPKSKTKATSVGPNKGWSKYEVEEDALNIITSFHLLEFTQRWKFIYHRRVAVQSELSEKTVKIKEVMELIKEAGLVKTVCNLGDCYEKLVKEFVVNIPEDCDNPLSREYQKVYARRECVNFSPNIVNRFLGLAEEDITELEATDNQVSREVTASKVRTWPKKGKISSGKLSVKYAILNRIGAANWVPTTHTSNIATSLAILIYVVATRVKMDFGRYIFDQP from the exons ATGTATGATGTCTCAACTCATGCTGAAGAAAAATCAACTTCTGGTCTTGTTATAGGTAATCCTGATGAAACCCTTATTTTCAATTCTCCTGATGCTGGTAGGAAACTAGGGTTAGAAGATTTAAATGATGCGATAGATAGTACTAAGAACATGGAAATAGATGTTGGTAATGAAACAAATGTCAATGATTTTAATGATCAAGATCCTGATAATACTGGTGCTCGTAAGGATGTTGGACCAGATGTTGAAACATCTTTGGACCAACCTAGGAACTCCATTGATGTCACTACAATTGAAGGTGGTAATAAGGACCTTAGTGTTAAGAATGCTCTAGAAATAGTAGTAAACTCTTATAAGTCTCCTGAAGACGTTGtttctgaagaagaagaagatgagtcTGAAGAGGTCTCTAAGGAAACAGAAAAGGAAGAAGACTCTGAGACTGAAGATAAGGACAAGGAAGTGGTTGATGTTGAAGAACTGAACCTAGTTGACATACCCCTAGCTAAAACTCATGGTGATGGTGTAGCTAAGAGGTTGAGAAGCAACAAAGGGATAGTTGTAGTTCCTTCTAGCACACTCCCTAAGAAAAGAACTACCTCTTTAGCTGAAACTCCCAAAAGCAAGACTAAGGCTACAAGTGTGGGTCCTAATAAAGGATGGAGTAAA TATGAAGTTGAGGAGGATGCTCTCAACATCATTACCTCATTTCATCTTCTTGAGTTTACACAAAGATGGAAGTTCATATACCACAGGAGAGTAGCTGTTCAAAGTGAACTGAGTGAAAAGACTGTTAAAATCAAAGAAGTCATGGAATTGATCAAAGAAGCTGGACTTGTGAAGACTGTATGCAATCTTGGTGATTGCTATGAAAAGCTGGTGAAAGAGTTTGTGGTCAACATTCCTGAAGACTGTGATAACCCTCTGAGTAGGGAATATCAGAAGGTGTATGCTAGAAGAGAATGTGTCAACTTTTCTCCCAACATTGTCAACAGATTCCTTGGATTGGCTGAAGAAGATATTACTGAACTGGAAGCAACTGACAATCAAGTCAGTAGGGAAGTCACTGCTAGTAAGGTGAGAACTTGGCCAAAGAAGGGAAAGATCTCATCAGGAAAGCTGAGTGTGAAGTATGCCATTCTCAATAGGATTGGAGCAGCAAATTGGGTTCCCACTACTCACACCTCAAATATTGCAACAAGTTTGGCAAtacttatttatgttgttgcCACTAGAGTTAAGATGGATTTTGGTAGGTATATCTTTGATCAACCATGA
- the LOC120580911 gene encoding uncharacterized protein: MDIQEILNIFNAKNVSQVNEDCSEGLGGNNQSESDDCSSDENEGNTEAETNNEGYGCNFDSENGIECAADIEKINFKETCSEEIMSYHFPSREVAFMFYNWYGCSHGFAGRKSRVVRNVKGEIVQQTFLCERNRNPDVRKREHKPTSRCDCEAKIQVHIDFDSGRWYISNEYNEEIWHSNVTDLWLFCYTGWWF; this comes from the exons ATGGATATACAAGAAATTCTCAATATATTTAATGCAAAAAATGTATCCCAAGTCAATGAGGATTGTTCTGAG GGTTTGGGAGGTAATAATCAGTCGGAGAGCGATGATTGTTCATCCGATGAAAACGAAGGTAACACTGAAGCAGAAACTAACAATGAAGGGTATGGATGCAACTTTGATTCTGAAAATGGTATAGAATGTGCTGCTGACAtagagaaaattaattttaaggaGACATGTTCGGAAGAAATAATGAGTTACCATTTTCCGAGTCGTGAAGTTGCATTCATGTTTTATAACTGGTATGGTTGTTCACATGGATTTGCCGGTAGAAAGAGCCGGGTTGTTAGGAATGTAAAAGGTGAAATTGTGCAACAAACCTTTCTTTGCGAGAGGAATAGAAATCCTGATGTTCGGAAAAGAGAGCATAAACCTACTAGTCGGTGTGATTGCGAAGCAAAAATTCAAGTACATATTGATTTCGATAGCGGGCGTTGGTACATATCAAATGAATACAATGAGGAAATCTGGCATTCCAACGTCACAGATTTATGGTTATTTTGCTACACAGGCTGGTGGTTTTGA